Proteins encoded by one window of Synechococcus sp. MVIR-18-1:
- a CDS encoding LD-carboxypeptidase: MHHTERSEWLLSPLQRGDEVAVVATSSALDNTDNLLRGISILDSWGLRIRPDVISQRRWGYLAGRDDERRSDFQAVPNAPLLACARGGWGAARLLERPFVWQQGWLLGFSDVTALLCARMAAGVSGGVHGPLITTLADEPEWSQRRLHDLLFGHPLPDLQGVSWRGGVAVGPLLTLNLTVASHLIGTPFLPDLSGVVLVIEDIGEAPYRIDRMLTQWRLAGLLQSLAGLGFGRFLGCDHESDSGGFSLEEVLRERTADLEIPVVANLLVGHGPGGNAALPVGAIATLDGDQGVLSVGANPGVQPAPQQPQ; this comes from the coding sequence ATGCACCACACCGAGCGGTCTGAGTGGTTGCTATCCCCTCTTCAGAGGGGTGATGAGGTGGCTGTCGTGGCCACCAGCTCTGCACTTGACAACACAGACAACCTTTTGCGAGGGATCTCGATCCTGGACAGCTGGGGATTGCGAATCCGTCCGGATGTGATCAGCCAAAGGCGCTGGGGCTATCTGGCCGGACGGGATGACGAACGTCGGAGTGATTTTCAAGCGGTTCCCAATGCACCCCTCTTGGCTTGCGCTCGCGGTGGTTGGGGCGCTGCCAGGCTGTTGGAACGCCCCTTCGTTTGGCAGCAAGGATGGTTGCTGGGCTTCTCAGATGTGACCGCCCTGCTCTGCGCTCGCATGGCAGCAGGTGTAAGCGGTGGGGTCCATGGGCCCTTAATTACGACCCTCGCCGATGAACCCGAGTGGAGCCAGCGGCGTCTGCATGATCTGCTCTTTGGCCATCCTCTGCCGGATCTTCAAGGGGTGTCTTGGCGGGGAGGCGTAGCGGTTGGCCCGTTGTTAACGCTGAATTTAACGGTGGCTTCCCATTTGATCGGGACTCCTTTCCTGCCGGATCTGAGTGGAGTTGTGTTGGTTATCGAAGACATCGGCGAAGCTCCCTATCGGATTGATCGCATGCTCACGCAGTGGCGATTAGCCGGACTGCTGCAATCGCTTGCCGGTCTTGGCTTCGGTCGATTCCTGGGCTGCGATCACGAGTCGGACTCGGGTGGTTTCAGCTTGGAGGAGGTGTTGCGAGAGCGCACTGCAGACTTGGAAATCCCGGTAGTGGCCAATCTGCTTGTGGGGCACGGCCCGGGGGGGAATGCAGCGTTGCCGGTTGGTGCGATCGCGACCCTCGATGGCGATCAGGGTGTCTTGAGCGTGGGGGCTAACCCTGGCGTTCAGCCAGCACCGCAGCAGCCACAGTGA
- the cobM gene encoding precorrin-4 C(11)-methyltransferase yields MTTVSIVGAGPGAPDLLTRRAENRLQSAQVLIWTDSLVSPQIAALAPDHCETIRSSTLTLEDVLPLMIDRAKKGLQVVRLHDGDPCLYGALSEQICGLNDAGISVDVVPGISAYQATASALGAELTIPGLVQTIVLGRAGGRTGVPETESLENLARLKASLCLYLSARHVEEVQATLLKHYSPDTPVAIGHRVSWPDEWLQVVPLERMAAISRERNLIRTTLYVVSPALKAGRQRSKLYSPDHDHLFRPSH; encoded by the coding sequence ATGACCACAGTGTCGATCGTCGGTGCAGGGCCCGGAGCTCCTGATCTTTTAACGCGACGTGCTGAGAACCGGTTGCAGTCTGCTCAGGTTTTGATTTGGACAGACTCCTTGGTTTCGCCTCAGATTGCGGCTCTAGCTCCTGATCACTGCGAAACGATCCGAAGCAGCACGCTCACGCTTGAGGATGTGCTCCCACTGATGATTGATCGTGCCAAAAAAGGCCTGCAGGTTGTTCGTCTTCATGACGGTGATCCCTGCCTGTATGGAGCGCTTTCAGAGCAAATTTGTGGCTTAAACGATGCTGGGATCTCTGTCGATGTGGTTCCAGGAATCAGCGCTTATCAGGCAACCGCTTCAGCTTTAGGGGCTGAACTCACGATTCCTGGGCTCGTTCAGACCATTGTTTTAGGGAGGGCTGGTGGCCGCACTGGGGTTCCGGAAACGGAGAGTTTGGAGAATCTTGCTCGCCTCAAGGCATCGCTCTGCCTCTACCTCAGTGCTCGCCATGTTGAGGAGGTACAAGCAACATTGTTGAAGCATTATTCGCCTGATACACCGGTTGCGATCGGTCACCGTGTGAGTTGGCCCGATGAATGGCTGCAAGTCGTCCCGCTGGAGCGCATGGCGGCGATCTCTCGAGAGCGAAATCTGATCCGGACCACGCTTTATGTCGTAAGTCCAGCGTTGAAGGCAGGTCGCCAGCGCTCAAAGCTTTACTCGCCAGACCACGATCACCTATTCCGCCCTAGTCATTAA
- a CDS encoding glycosyltransferase family 9 protein gives MRLLVLSPGTAQQQLERMPAIAACANELGASIQVACSPVYRSLWTLLPSVEKIIPFDFSASLTMADWANLLGSVREPDFQVCLNFAEGRQVNLMLSMSHIPTRVSEAGFASTAVASQAEGWSAQRLSGFLAPIGLSLDAGAFRISLPAELMNSARERQPQGDGPLLLLQPAATPGDWPAERWKQLPLTIKDKLPGLRTIQLEDNSALSERAAQIACADVVLTSCAVTSLLAAFCGVPLVALGLSDDQLPERDVIRHLGDDDLRSLSEADVLQAMGF, from the coding sequence ATGCGCCTTCTCGTTTTAAGCCCAGGAACAGCTCAACAGCAGCTTGAGCGTATGCCTGCCATAGCAGCCTGTGCCAACGAGCTTGGAGCTTCGATCCAAGTGGCCTGTTCCCCTGTCTACCGATCGCTGTGGACGTTGCTGCCCTCGGTCGAAAAAATCATTCCCTTTGATTTTTCTGCAAGTTTGACCATGGCCGATTGGGCCAATCTTCTTGGCTCTGTCCGAGAACCTGATTTCCAGGTTTGCCTCAATTTTGCTGAAGGGCGGCAGGTGAACCTGATGCTGTCGATGAGCCATATCCCGACGCGGGTTTCAGAAGCTGGATTTGCTTCTACGGCTGTGGCCAGCCAGGCTGAAGGCTGGAGTGCGCAACGCCTTTCAGGATTTCTGGCTCCGATTGGTCTCAGCTTGGATGCCGGGGCATTTCGGATCAGCTTGCCTGCAGAGTTGATGAACAGCGCGCGCGAACGGCAGCCACAGGGAGATGGTCCGTTGTTGTTGCTCCAACCCGCGGCAACCCCGGGAGATTGGCCAGCAGAACGCTGGAAGCAATTGCCGCTCACCATCAAAGACAAGCTTCCAGGTTTGCGAACCATTCAGCTCGAAGACAACAGCGCGCTTTCAGAGAGAGCAGCTCAGATTGCCTGTGCCGACGTGGTGTTGACCAGTTGTGCTGTGACCAGTTTGTTGGCAGCATTTTGCGGAGTGCCATTGGTTGCACTGGGACTATCTGACGATCAACTGCCGGAGCGGGATGTGATTCGGCATCTTGGCGATGACGATCTCCGATCCCTCTCTGAAGCGGATGTGTTGCAGGCGATGGGCTTCTGA
- the ispD gene encoding 2-C-methyl-D-erythritol 4-phosphate cytidylyltransferase has translation MHLLIAAAGSGRRMGATRNKLLLPLSGQPVLAWTLQAAFEAETIDWIGIIGQEIDRSAILALVEGAPKPVAWIAGGDSRQESVERGLAGLPNQAQHVLIHDGARCLASPDLFNRCSDAVRGGKAVIAATPVTDTIKQVDESGLITATPNRAELWAAQTPQAFSVDELRQGHREARANGWTVTDDASLYERLGWPVNVLDAGPSNIKVTTPFDLTVAAAVLAERQG, from the coding sequence ATGCATCTGTTGATCGCAGCCGCTGGTAGTGGGCGGCGGATGGGGGCAACCCGCAACAAGCTGCTGCTGCCGCTCTCAGGACAACCCGTACTGGCATGGACACTGCAAGCAGCTTTTGAAGCTGAGACGATCGATTGGATCGGCATCATTGGTCAGGAGATTGACCGTTCCGCGATTCTTGCTCTCGTTGAAGGCGCTCCCAAACCCGTCGCTTGGATTGCCGGCGGAGACAGCCGTCAGGAGTCAGTCGAACGGGGATTGGCCGGGCTACCAAACCAAGCACAACACGTGTTGATCCATGACGGAGCCCGCTGCCTCGCCTCACCCGACTTGTTTAACCGCTGTTCAGACGCCGTTCGCGGCGGCAAGGCGGTGATTGCAGCGACCCCTGTCACCGACACGATTAAACAAGTGGACGAATCAGGCCTGATCACAGCGACCCCGAATCGCGCAGAGCTGTGGGCGGCCCAGACTCCGCAAGCCTTCTCAGTGGATGAACTCCGCCAAGGTCATCGTGAGGCCCGCGCGAATGGCTGGACTGTCACCGATGACGCCTCCCTTTACGAGCGCTTGGGATGGCCGGTCAACGTTCTTGATGCTGGTCCTTCCAATATCAAAGTCACGACCCCTTTTGATCTCACTGTGGCTGCTGCGGTGCTGGCTGAACGCCAGGGTTAG
- a CDS encoding 4-hydroxybenzoate polyprenyltransferase, whose amino-acid sequence MLFSQTLAPWVALLRWNKPSGRLILLIPAGWSLWLTPNAPPSATLVVMIVLGGLAVSGAGCIANDLWDRRIDRNVERTKQRPLAQGSLRVGQAVVALIVLLIISLIVVLSLPNSVRNLCLLLACLALPPILIYPSAKRWFAYPQAVLALCWGFAVLIPWAAQTGALNGGWPLAGCWLATLLWTFSFDTVYAMADRPDDARMALNSSALSLGSSALRVVAVTYALSMLALAVAASFAGIGVIFWPFWLVVAFGMQRATRALKSVQQQPMSAYGVHFSHQVRLGALLLLGFVLGRLG is encoded by the coding sequence ATGTTGTTTTCTCAAACCCTGGCTCCATGGGTTGCCCTGTTGCGTTGGAACAAACCCAGCGGAAGACTGATTTTGCTGATTCCAGCAGGCTGGAGTCTCTGGCTTACTCCGAATGCACCGCCCTCAGCAACCCTCGTGGTGATGATCGTGCTTGGCGGCCTGGCGGTGAGTGGGGCTGGCTGTATTGCCAATGACTTATGGGATCGGCGCATCGATCGCAATGTGGAACGCACGAAGCAGCGTCCACTTGCGCAAGGAAGTTTGCGTGTTGGACAGGCCGTCGTTGCTTTGATCGTGCTGCTGATCATCAGTTTGATCGTGGTGCTGAGCTTGCCGAATTCCGTGCGCAACCTCTGCCTATTGCTGGCTTGTCTCGCCCTGCCGCCGATCTTGATCTATCCGTCCGCTAAGCGATGGTTTGCCTACCCCCAAGCGGTCTTGGCCTTGTGTTGGGGTTTCGCGGTGTTGATTCCTTGGGCCGCTCAAACCGGAGCTCTTAATGGGGGTTGGCCCTTGGCCGGTTGTTGGCTTGCCACCCTGCTTTGGACGTTTTCTTTTGACACGGTGTACGCGATGGCGGATCGTCCGGATGATGCCCGGATGGCTCTAAACAGCAGCGCACTGAGTCTTGGCTCGTCCGCATTGCGCGTGGTGGCTGTCACCTATGCGCTCTCGATGCTGGCCCTTGCTGTTGCCGCCTCCTTTGCAGGAATCGGAGTCATTTTCTGGCCGTTCTGGTTGGTGGTGGCCTTCGGGATGCAGCGTGCAACCCGAGCGCTCAAAAGCGTTCAGCAGCAGCCCATGTCGGCGTATGGCGTTCATTTCAGTCACCAGGTGCGCTTGGGCGCACTGTTGTTGTTGGGTTTCGTTCTCGGGCGGCTGGGTTGA
- a CDS encoding helix-turn-helix domain-containing protein, translating into MSEVRDAIDHSDSRQDDLASLGRVLREERERQGMTCQAFADSLHMGKEQLAALENGDRDNLPEPVFICAMLRRVAQKLGLDPAPLVQQFQSQLPEMKGAPAKRVSRERSGFSDPAQGKQDSQPKGRWISSAAVLLLLVGVTAVSAIAFRGNRQQQAAVSTVAAQDQPVPQPSPARDNNSDINVPVDGDNKSSGAIVLVSSKPSWVSVRNRSGEVIFEGTLNEPKRFEGEQGLEVFAGRPDLVRFSYGDDSPRVLGSIDQLRWYPLTPEP; encoded by the coding sequence ATGTCTGAAGTTAGGGACGCTATCGATCATTCAGACTCCCGTCAGGACGACCTCGCTTCACTTGGCCGAGTCTTAAGGGAAGAGCGGGAAAGGCAAGGGATGACTTGCCAAGCTTTTGCTGATTCGCTCCATATGGGGAAAGAGCAGCTTGCAGCGTTAGAAAATGGAGATCGGGACAACCTGCCAGAACCCGTTTTTATTTGCGCGATGCTGCGAAGAGTCGCGCAGAAATTGGGATTGGATCCCGCTCCATTGGTTCAACAATTCCAATCTCAGCTTCCTGAGATGAAGGGGGCGCCTGCAAAGCGTGTGAGTCGCGAGCGCTCCGGTTTTTCAGATCCAGCGCAAGGCAAGCAGGACTCCCAACCGAAGGGTCGCTGGATCAGCAGTGCAGCTGTGCTTTTGCTTCTTGTTGGAGTGACAGCGGTTAGCGCCATTGCATTTCGTGGCAACCGTCAGCAACAAGCAGCCGTGAGCACCGTGGCTGCGCAGGACCAACCTGTGCCTCAGCCCTCTCCAGCCAGAGACAACAATTCAGACATCAACGTTCCTGTTGATGGTGACAACAAGAGTTCAGGAGCGATTGTGCTTGTCAGTTCAAAACCGAGCTGGGTTTCTGTCCGCAATCGAAGCGGGGAGGTGATCTTTGAGGGCACTCTGAATGAACCGAAACGGTTTGAGGGCGAGCAGGGTCTAGAAGTCTTCGCGGGACGACCTGATTTGGTCCGATTTAGTTACGGGGATGACTCTCCTCGTGTCTTGGGCAGCATCGATCAGTTGCGTTGGTACCCCCTCACTCCTGAACCTTGA
- a CDS encoding Ppx/GppA phosphatase family protein, with the protein MLQVTAGPSVQKGRALRKIAAIDIGTNSTHLLVASVDPELRTFSIELAEKSTTRLGERDPETGNLSAAAIERGLEALRRFRELALSHQVEQIVTAATSAVREAPNGRDFLQEIQNQFDLEVDLVSGPEEARLIYLGVLSGMPFGDCPHLVLDIGGGSTELILADGRDARALTSTRVGAVRLQRDFVEADPMPPQRRTFLQAFIQGSLEPAVNKVLRRITPEETPVMVATSGTAMAIGALAASEENRPPLKLHGYRVSKQRLDKVVDRLVVMTPEQRKALAPINDRRAEIIVPGALILQTSMQMLGVNELVLSERALREGLIVDWMLRQGLLEDRFSFQSSIRQRTVIHQVQRFAVNQQRAERVASHALTLYDSTKHHLHRDDGSGRDLLWAAAMLHACGQHINLSAYHKHSWYLIRHGELLGYSEAEHLMVAAIARYHRRSLPKKRHESWQALQSRDHRRTVSEMALLLRLAVALDRRPEPVIKSLLVKVKNEDLVLELVGEQADQDLSLEQWSMESCAPILKEVTGLNLKLKVQE; encoded by the coding sequence GTGCTTCAAGTGACAGCAGGGCCGAGCGTTCAAAAGGGTCGAGCCTTGCGAAAGATTGCCGCGATTGATATCGGCACCAATTCCACCCACCTTCTGGTGGCCTCTGTTGATCCTGAGCTACGAACCTTCAGCATCGAATTAGCTGAGAAGTCAACCACTCGGCTAGGTGAAAGAGATCCCGAGACCGGCAACCTCTCAGCGGCCGCCATAGAACGCGGGCTCGAAGCGTTGCGTCGTTTTCGCGAGCTCGCTCTAAGTCATCAGGTTGAACAGATCGTGACCGCAGCCACCAGCGCGGTGCGTGAAGCCCCGAATGGTCGAGACTTTTTACAAGAAATTCAGAATCAGTTTGATCTCGAAGTTGATCTTGTCAGTGGACCAGAAGAAGCTCGTTTGATCTACCTAGGCGTGCTCTCAGGCATGCCTTTTGGAGACTGTCCGCATCTTGTGCTGGACATCGGCGGCGGATCCACAGAGTTGATCCTTGCGGATGGTCGTGATGCTCGAGCACTTACCAGCACAAGGGTTGGCGCGGTGCGACTCCAGCGGGATTTTGTTGAAGCTGACCCGATGCCCCCGCAGCGTCGGACCTTTCTTCAAGCCTTCATCCAAGGCTCATTAGAGCCTGCGGTCAACAAAGTGTTGAGACGGATCACCCCAGAAGAAACCCCAGTCATGGTGGCCACCAGTGGCACCGCGATGGCCATAGGAGCCCTGGCCGCCAGCGAGGAAAATCGCCCACCGCTGAAGCTTCATGGCTATCGAGTCAGCAAACAACGCCTCGACAAGGTTGTGGATCGCTTGGTGGTGATGACACCGGAGCAACGCAAAGCGCTGGCACCCATCAATGATCGGCGCGCGGAGATCATTGTTCCAGGTGCCTTAATTCTGCAAACCAGCATGCAGATGTTGGGAGTGAATGAGCTGGTTCTGAGTGAACGAGCCCTCCGCGAAGGCCTCATCGTTGATTGGATGTTGCGTCAGGGCCTACTAGAAGACCGTTTCAGCTTTCAAAGCAGCATTCGACAGCGCACCGTGATCCATCAGGTGCAGCGTTTTGCCGTCAATCAACAACGAGCCGAGCGTGTGGCCTCCCATGCACTCACTCTTTATGACTCCACCAAACACCATCTGCATCGTGATGATGGCTCAGGCCGTGACTTGCTATGGGCTGCAGCAATGCTTCACGCCTGCGGCCAACACATCAATCTCAGCGCATATCACAAGCACTCCTGGTATCTGATTCGCCATGGCGAGCTTCTGGGCTATTCAGAAGCGGAACATTTGATGGTGGCTGCCATCGCGCGCTATCACCGCCGCAGCCTTCCCAAAAAAAGGCATGAGTCTTGGCAAGCGCTTCAAAGCCGTGATCATCGACGCACGGTCTCAGAGATGGCCTTGTTGCTCAGATTGGCGGTTGCCCTCGATCGACGTCCAGAGCCGGTGATCAAAAGCTTGCTGGTCAAAGTCAAAAACGAAGATCTTGTCCTGGAATTAGTCGGAGAACAGGCTGATCAGGATTTGAGTCTCGAGCAGTGGAGCATGGAAAGCTGTGCCCCCATTCTCAAGGAGGTCACCGGTTTAAATCTCAAGCTCAAGGTTCAGGAGTGA